The following coding sequences lie in one Thalassoglobus polymorphus genomic window:
- a CDS encoding DUF6793 family protein, translating to MPLFEIETDAHIMVGWAANDEEAIQLAQEHYPDEAVRRVLQRPRDVWVISKRLLGIESSVTPCEVARDCLSKASGDKVHAIRLYRQETGVDLHEAQLAIESNMSLGW from the coding sequence ATGCCGCTCTTTGAAATTGAAACAGATGCACACATCATGGTCGGCTGGGCGGCCAATGACGAGGAAGCAATCCAACTCGCTCAAGAGCACTACCCTGATGAAGCGGTGAGGCGAGTCCTTCAACGTCCACGAGATGTTTGGGTCATTTCAAAACGTCTCCTCGGAATTGAATCCTCAGTCACTCCTTGTGAAGTCGCTCGCGACTGCCTCTCCAAAGCTTCGGGAGATAAGGTTCATGCTATCCGGTTGTATCGCCAGGAAACCGGAGTCGACTTACACGAAGCTCAACTCGCGATCGAAAGCAACATGTCTCTCGGTTGGTAA
- the menC gene encoding o-succinylbenzoate synthase → MIIDRIEIFHVALPLITPWRTAYGEDSVVESVLCRMTSGSTEAWGESCPLAAPCYSPEWAGGIFETAKRWLAPRVLGQEFNSGEEIQQALSIYKGNSFAKALIDNTWWTLHAKLSEQPLHQLFSANRNCIPVGADFGVQDSIEELLDLIHQAVAEGFPRIKLKFRPGWDLPMLRSVRDEFPETVFHIDCNSGYTLADLSLFEEIDSLGLAMIEQPLSFDDLHDHAKLQSRLRTPICLDESISSPERARKAIELKACQYINIKPGRVGGITNAIKIHNDCEDAGIPCWVGGMLESSVGGAICISLGMLENFSYPADIFPSSNYYKTDLGSVPITIEKDHHGIPSVRAMHPLPTPHPERLSQCTVQSAVIR, encoded by the coding sequence GTGATTATTGACCGCATCGAGATCTTTCATGTCGCCCTCCCACTGATCACGCCCTGGCGGACAGCGTATGGAGAAGACTCGGTTGTGGAGTCGGTCCTGTGCCGGATGACTTCTGGTTCAACCGAGGCATGGGGGGAAAGTTGTCCGCTGGCTGCTCCCTGTTACAGCCCGGAATGGGCTGGTGGAATTTTCGAGACAGCGAAACGCTGGCTGGCTCCCAGAGTCCTCGGGCAAGAGTTCAATTCTGGCGAAGAGATTCAACAAGCACTCTCGATTTACAAAGGCAACTCTTTCGCCAAAGCGTTGATTGATAACACATGGTGGACGCTGCACGCGAAACTCTCTGAACAACCCTTACACCAATTGTTTAGTGCCAATAGAAATTGCATCCCTGTCGGAGCCGACTTCGGAGTGCAGGACTCGATTGAAGAACTGCTCGATCTGATCCATCAAGCGGTCGCTGAAGGATTTCCGCGAATCAAGTTGAAGTTCCGCCCCGGCTGGGATCTCCCGATGCTTCGATCGGTTCGCGATGAATTCCCGGAGACAGTCTTTCACATCGATTGCAATAGCGGGTATACGCTCGCAGACCTCAGCTTGTTTGAGGAGATCGATTCACTCGGCCTGGCAATGATCGAACAGCCACTCAGCTTTGATGATCTGCATGACCACGCCAAACTTCAGTCAAGGTTGAGGACTCCAATTTGCCTGGACGAAAGTATTTCATCGCCTGAGCGAGCGAGAAAAGCGATCGAATTGAAGGCCTGTCAGTACATCAACATCAAACCGGGGCGCGTCGGCGGAATCACCAATGCGATCAAAATTCACAACGACTGTGAAGATGCCGGCATTCCCTGCTGGGTCGGTGGAATGCTGGAGAGTTCCGTAGGGGGGGCAATTTGTATCTCTCTGGGAATGCTTGAAAACTTCTCTTATCCCGCTGATATTTTCCCCAGTTCAAACTATTACAAAACGGATCTAGGATCGGTTCCCATCACGATTGAGAAAGACCATCACGGAATTCCAAGCGTCCGCGCTATGCACCCTCTCCCGACTCCACACCCTGAACGTTTGAGTCAATGCACCGTCCAATCAGCTGTTATCCGTTGA
- a CDS encoding secretin N-terminal domain-containing protein, whose product MKIKVLLLVIGVCLIAAESLPAQGVVVEQSSRSARPAPSSQPAGKPTSGPPSTGKDGKPAEKADEKDKKESSDQKASPKTITRSDYKPDPLEQPLPIDLDSEGTVKFNFHGTPWPVVLDWLARYSHLNLDWQELPGDYVNLRTQRTYSAAEARDMINRHLLARGYTLLVHDELLSVAKISTLNPGLVPRVQAEDLNQCLPHEFVKVSLPLDWILADEAVEQLKPMLSPNGKLHAITSVNRLEAVDVAANLQEVYNLLTTEQRKSNSDGGLVREFKLKHVRAVDVIGSLYGILGLRQPESLSGDSNDISGSSSRQIMQQLQRMQQQQQQRGNSSGAKGKEETEPKLVLNERENSILAHASPDKMEIIAQTIKAMDVASDPTKHILQNLDGMKVYRLSTLKPDPLVKILSEIGDLSPTSKIQVDSENNAIIVHGSLADHVTIQSLVDRLDGSSRQFHVVTLRRLRARDVAGTIQYMLGEEEEEEDNSRSRYYGYYGSYRGNQSETTKDKRPFRVDADVENNRLLVWANESERGEIDNLLIKMGEFPAGKSNPARSRTVDLYSDENAERLLEEVERVWQRNKQNQLNIETSKENSEKPAAQKPIEQKQNEVHLNSKTAIHLASELKTAELAQTQPTQTEHTQTLPEQSDLAQRPQFDQHPLAESEVTPAPITIRQLPDGRLQIRSEDTEALDELEYLIAELAPKSPDYKIYQIKYAWPFGVELLLDDFFTSEEDEEEILDWFGNTRTFNKQSPDRLSTQRKLKIISDDDSRTLLVQGATAQQLAIIEELLEIYDRPESSDPQSIRVTKIFHIEFSQAAVISETVKAVYRDLLSANDPALQTKGKDGQNQQQPSSQGITFAPFRNNEEKKEADQPQEPIKFKGLLSIGVDEVSNTLVVSAASGLIEGITELIETLDVAAKPDNSVKVLSVNPGISPSFLRDRLHQSFGIGGKLSVSTTGANRKGKNNNANPASPQPGQNNNAQPSSE is encoded by the coding sequence GTGAAAATCAAGGTTTTGCTTTTGGTCATTGGCGTTTGCTTGATTGCTGCTGAGTCACTACCTGCTCAAGGGGTCGTTGTCGAGCAGAGTTCTCGATCAGCCCGCCCTGCGCCGTCATCGCAGCCAGCAGGGAAGCCGACTTCCGGGCCACCTTCTACTGGGAAAGATGGCAAACCAGCGGAGAAGGCTGACGAGAAAGACAAAAAAGAAAGTAGCGATCAAAAAGCGTCGCCCAAAACCATCACTCGTAGCGACTACAAACCTGACCCGCTCGAACAGCCCCTTCCCATCGACTTAGACTCAGAAGGGACGGTGAAGTTTAACTTCCATGGAACTCCGTGGCCCGTCGTTCTGGATTGGCTGGCCCGCTACTCACACCTCAACCTCGATTGGCAGGAACTCCCCGGCGATTACGTCAATCTACGAACTCAACGGACTTACTCCGCCGCAGAAGCACGCGACATGATCAATCGGCATCTGCTGGCTCGCGGATATACTCTTTTAGTCCACGACGAACTTCTCTCGGTTGCCAAAATCTCAACTCTCAATCCGGGGCTCGTTCCTCGAGTCCAGGCAGAAGACCTCAACCAGTGTCTGCCACACGAATTTGTGAAAGTCTCTCTGCCACTTGATTGGATTCTGGCGGATGAGGCTGTTGAGCAACTGAAGCCAATGCTCAGCCCCAATGGGAAGTTACATGCAATCACATCGGTCAATCGACTAGAGGCAGTCGACGTGGCGGCAAACCTGCAAGAGGTTTACAACCTGCTCACAACAGAGCAAAGGAAATCCAATTCCGATGGAGGACTTGTTCGTGAGTTCAAGCTGAAACATGTTCGTGCGGTCGACGTGATTGGATCGTTGTATGGGATTCTCGGTTTGCGACAACCGGAGTCACTCTCCGGTGACTCCAATGATATTTCCGGAAGTTCAAGCAGACAAATCATGCAGCAACTGCAACGGATGCAGCAACAACAGCAACAGCGAGGAAACTCTTCAGGCGCCAAAGGAAAAGAAGAAACAGAGCCAAAGCTGGTTCTCAACGAACGCGAAAACAGCATTCTGGCACACGCCTCCCCAGACAAAATGGAGATCATTGCCCAAACGATTAAGGCGATGGATGTCGCTTCTGATCCGACGAAACATATCCTCCAAAATCTGGACGGAATGAAAGTCTATCGTCTGTCGACTTTAAAGCCGGACCCACTCGTCAAGATCCTTTCAGAAATTGGCGACCTCTCCCCAACATCCAAGATTCAAGTCGATTCGGAAAACAATGCCATCATTGTGCATGGATCGCTCGCTGACCATGTCACGATTCAATCATTAGTTGACCGACTCGATGGAAGCAGCCGTCAGTTTCATGTGGTGACATTAAGACGATTACGTGCCCGCGATGTCGCTGGAACCATTCAGTACATGCTGGGTGAAGAAGAGGAGGAAGAAGATAATTCGCGATCCCGGTACTATGGGTACTACGGAAGTTACCGCGGGAATCAGTCAGAGACCACGAAAGACAAACGTCCATTTCGAGTCGATGCAGATGTCGAGAACAATCGCCTCCTCGTGTGGGCGAATGAATCGGAACGAGGAGAAATCGACAACCTGCTCATCAAAATGGGAGAGTTCCCAGCAGGTAAATCCAACCCCGCGAGATCGCGAACAGTCGATCTTTACTCCGATGAAAATGCAGAACGACTTTTGGAAGAAGTCGAACGAGTCTGGCAGCGGAACAAACAGAACCAGCTCAACATCGAAACTTCCAAAGAAAATTCTGAAAAGCCAGCTGCCCAAAAGCCAATCGAGCAGAAGCAGAATGAAGTTCACTTGAATTCAAAAACCGCAATTCACTTAGCATCTGAGCTGAAAACAGCTGAGCTCGCCCAAACTCAGCCAACCCAAACTGAACATACCCAAACTCTTCCTGAGCAATCAGACCTTGCTCAGCGACCCCAATTTGACCAGCATCCACTCGCAGAATCAGAAGTCACGCCCGCTCCGATCACCATCCGGCAGCTCCCCGATGGGCGACTTCAAATCCGATCTGAGGATACCGAAGCGCTCGATGAGTTGGAGTATCTCATTGCCGAACTCGCTCCAAAATCTCCTGACTACAAAATTTATCAAATCAAATACGCCTGGCCGTTTGGGGTCGAGTTGCTCCTCGACGACTTCTTTACATCGGAAGAAGATGAAGAAGAGATTCTCGACTGGTTCGGAAATACGCGGACGTTCAATAAACAATCGCCGGATCGTCTCTCGACACAAAGAAAGTTAAAAATCATTTCAGACGACGATTCTCGCACGCTGCTCGTTCAAGGTGCGACCGCTCAACAACTGGCGATTATTGAAGAGCTCCTTGAAATTTACGATCGACCGGAATCGAGTGACCCCCAATCGATCCGCGTCACCAAAATCTTCCATATCGAATTCTCGCAAGCTGCTGTCATTTCAGAAACCGTGAAGGCTGTCTATCGAGACTTGTTGAGCGCCAATGACCCTGCTCTGCAAACCAAAGGGAAAGATGGCCAGAATCAACAACAGCCATCCTCACAAGGAATTACGTTTGCCCCGTTTCGGAACAATGAAGAGAAGAAAGAAGCAGACCAACCACAAGAGCCGATCAAGTTCAAAGGGCTGCTTTCGATTGGTGTCGACGAAGTTTCCAACACGCTTGTCGTCTCCGCAGCCAGCGGACTTATCGAGGGAATTACTGAATTGATCGAAACTCTTGATGTTGCCGCCAAACCTGACAATTCTGTCAAAGTTCTTTCAGTGAACCCCGGAATCAGCCCATCCTTTCTTCGAGACCGGCTGCACCAGTCCTTCGGAATTGGTGGAAAGTTAAGCGTTTCAACGACAGGAGCAAATCGAAAAGGCAAGAACAACAACGCGAACCCAGCGAGTCCTCAACCTGGCCAAAACAACAACGCTCAGCCCTCAAGTGAGTGA